The genomic stretch GCTACCACCGCATAATGTCATGGTGGGGCTGGATACCGTTCAGCGGGCCCTTCGCGGCCGCCGACCTGTGTGGGTCGGGCCGTGACGCCCGCGCGCTAAAGAGTTGTCATGCGGGAACTTGCGAGACGTCGTGGCGGCGGGTGGGGCGGCAGCGTACGGCATTCGGTCGGCCAGTGGCCCGAGGAGCCGACGCCCAGCATCACCCAGCCCACGCAGAATCTCAACGTCATCCGCACGCGAACCCTGGTGTACCCTCGGCACATCAAGCGCGACCTGCCCATGACGGTGGCCGCCAATCGCACAATCGTGGAATCACGCGAAGCGATCAAGGGCATCCTTGCCGGCCGGGACCCGCGGCTGCTGGTCGTCGTGGGCCCCTGCTCGCTCCATGACGATGATGCGGCCCGCGAGTATGCCGACCGTCTGGCGGTGCTGGCACACGATCTCGCCGATCGCATGCTGATCATCATGCGGGTCTACTTCGAGAAGCCACGCACGACGATCGGGTGGAAGGGCCTGATCAACGATCCGCACCTCGACGGCTCCTTCGACATGGAGACCGGGATCCGGCGCGCCCGCAAGATTCTGTTGTATGTGTCGGAGCTTGGACTCGGTACGGGCACCGAGATGCTCGACCCGATCATCCCGCAGTACACCGCCGACCTTGTGTCGTGGGGCGCGATCGGAGCGCGGACGACGGAATCGCAGACCCACCGGCAGATGGCCAGTGGTCTGTCGATGCCGGTCGGCCTCAAGAACGGCACCGACGGAAGCTTACAGGTGGCACTCGATGCGCTCGCGGCATCGCGGCACTCCCACAGTTTCCTCGGGATTGACGAGAACGGCATGACCGCCGTCATCGATACGCGCGGCAACCCGTGGGGCCACATCATCCTGCGAGGCGGGCGCAGCGGCCCAAACTACGATGCGGCCCATGTCGCCGAGGCCGTAGCGGCGCTGCGCGCGGCCGGGTTGCCCGAGGCGGTCATGGTCGATTGCAGCCACGCCAACGCGGACAAGAAGTACCAGAACCAGCACAAGGTGTGGTGGAGCGTGATCGAGCAGCGGTTGGCAGGCAGCCCGCACCTGATCGGCGCGATGCTGGAAAGCCACCTGTTCCCTGGCAGTCAGAAGCTCGACGGTGACCGCACCAAACTGCAACATGGCGTGTCAATCACGGACGAGTGCATCGGGTGGGAGGAGACGGAGCGACTGCTGCGCGAAGGGCACCGCCGGCTCGCACCCTAGCCGCCCGTTGACGACCCGCGCAGATCCACGAACGCGTGGCCGCGGTGCCGCCGGGTCTCGCTTCGGATGTCCGGGGCGCCGGATCCGTCGGCACAGGGTCCGCCGGCCGGCGTCGAAACGGTGTATGCTACCCGGAAGCCGGGCCGACCGCACAAGGCACCGCCCGGCACGCCCGGCCGTGGTTTGGGGAGTAGCATAGTCCTTCCCGCTCATTCTGCAAAACGGTCGGAAGGATCAGCGGGTGATTGACGGCCGGTCGCGGGCACGGAGGCGGCCGGGTTGAGCCGGGTGGATTTCGGGTATGATTCGGGTTGGCGGCGGGTGCGGAAGACCGTGACGCCG from Phycisphaerales bacterium encodes the following:
- a CDS encoding 3-deoxy-7-phosphoheptulonate synthase — encoded protein: MRELARRRGGGWGGSVRHSVGQWPEEPTPSITQPTQNLNVIRTRTLVYPRHIKRDLPMTVAANRTIVESREAIKGILAGRDPRLLVVVGPCSLHDDDAAREYADRLAVLAHDLADRMLIIMRVYFEKPRTTIGWKGLINDPHLDGSFDMETGIRRARKILLYVSELGLGTGTEMLDPIIPQYTADLVSWGAIGARTTESQTHRQMASGLSMPVGLKNGTDGSLQVALDALAASRHSHSFLGIDENGMTAVIDTRGNPWGHIILRGGRSGPNYDAAHVAEAVAALRAAGLPEAVMVDCSHANADKKYQNQHKVWWSVIEQRLAGSPHLIGAMLESHLFPGSQKLDGDRTKLQHGVSITDECIGWEETERLLREGHRRLAP